The following DNA comes from bacterium.
ACGCATCTGAATTTTCTGAAAATGCGGTTTTCCACCATTGCCCGTGAAAGGGAAAATGCCGATACGTACGTCTACGAGATGATTGCCGAGGCACTCAACGGGTTCGAATTGATCGATGCCTACAACGTGCTCGTCGCGAGCGGAGATCCTCCCGATCTGATCACGCTCGACATTGAAATGCCGAAGGCCGATGGGTTGTGGACGCTGCATGAATTGTCCAAACGCTACCATCCCCATCCGCCGGTGGTGATGGTGAGTTCGCTCGATGACGAGGAGGTCCGCATCAAGTATAGCGAGTCTCTCGCCGCCTATGACAAGCAGCGCGGGGACATGCCCGATGCCAAAAAAAGGGAGCTACTCGCAAAGGTGGCGGACCGGATACGGGCGGGACAGGTGGAGCCGGGGAAGGTGAACACGCTGGTGGATGCGGGTCTCCGGCTGGGATACGACCCGATCCGGCTTGCCGAGTATCTGGGCGCGAAGGGCTATGTGGTGAAGCCCTACAAAACGTCCGAGCAGGTGACGTCTGTCCTCGACAATGCGCTGGCGTCAAAGAACGGGCGGTTTTTGACGGGAAAATCCTCCTAGCGCCTCCGGCCGAAATGCTTTGCCATGCCCGGTACTCATGCGTAAAGTGGGGTCCCCGGGGTTTTCCCGGGAGGGGAGGGCGCGCGCATGGCAGCCGGAACGCGGGGAAAGCCGTTTCTTCTTTCTGCCTTTTTGTTGATTCTGGCCGCCGCCTGGCTGGCAGGCTCCGTGCTGATCTGGTGGGTGGCCGCCGGGCCTTTCACCGTGCTCTCGACCGTAAAAAATCCGTCCATCGCGGAGAAGTTCCGGGAAATCCCGGAGGCGCGCCGCGCTCAGGTGTTGCGCCACGCGGCGGGCGAGATCAACCGACGGCTTTTCCGTGGCTGGAACGTTGCCCAACTCTCGGGCGGTCTCGTGCTTCTGATCCTGCTTGCGGCGGGGCGGTGGCGGGGGGCACATTTCGGAGTGTTTGGCCTTTTCGCCGTCCTTTCCTTCCTCCTTGTCGTTTCGCACGCTTTCTGGATGGCTCCGGTGATTGAAACCCTGGGGCGCTCCCTGGATTTCGCTGACCGGGCGCTCCTCGCCGAATCGGTCAGGCGGTTTGGCTGGTACCACCGGGCGTACGTGATTTCGGATATGGTGAAGGCCGGACTCCTTCTGGCCGGGCTTTCGCTTCTCCTTCGGCGCGGCGCAGGATGAGGACTTTCACCTCCTGTTTTGCGAAACTTTCTTGCCGGTGAAAAATTCTCGTAATTTCAGACGAACACTGTTTTTTCCGATGTGATTGTCACCCCATTCCATATTAGAATGCGCCCAGTAGTACCTCTGCCGCTGCGGGAGCGTTTTTGATGGCGCGCCGCGAAACACTGGACGCACGAAATTCCAGACGCTTTCCTCTCTCCGGCCGGATGCTTTTCGCCGTCCTTGGGGGCGTTTTCGGACTCGCCCTCTGGGCCTCCCCGCCCCCCGCGCACGGCGCGCCCATGTGCCAGCCGGGTTTCGTCCGCCACGACGGCCAGGTGGTGCCCGTCAGCTGGAGCGGGGCCCCGGTGCGCACCGCCGCCATTCCGCAGGGGGCAGTGCGAATTCGCTATCTGGCGCACTCCAGCTTTGAAATCATTTCGCCGGACGGAACGCGCGTCCTGACAGATCCCTATTTCGGCGTCATGCCCAAGAAGCTCCCCCACGCCGTGACGGTGAGCAATTTTCATGAAACGCACACCGCGACGGGCCCCTTCGAGGGAAAAGCGCCGATCATCTACGGCGCCAAGATGGATGGAAGCGGCGCCGTCGTGAACCGCCTCATCCGGGGGATTCGCATCTTCGGCTATCCGCAGGAGGCGGCTCAGACCTCGCCGCCGATTTATGAGAACACGATTTTCGTCTTCAAGGCCGGAGGTTTGTGTATCGCCCACTTCGGAAACGCGCGCATCGGGCCATCCCCCCAGCAGCTTCGGGCGCTGGGGAAGATCCATGTGATGATGGTTCCGATTGACGGCTCGTGGACCGTGCCGCATGAGGTGGCCGCCCAGCTGGCCAAGCGCATCGGGCCGAACATTCTGATTCCGATGCACTATTTCGGGCCTGGTTTGCCGCTGCAATTTGCCGCCGCTTTAAAGGTCGTCGGCATCGATCGTATTCAGCAAGCGGAGAAGAGCGAAGTCACGTTTACCCTTCGCGGGCTTCCTGCCCCGACCACCTACTTGATGGTCCCCAGCAATGAATTGCCCTAGGCGAGGTCTCTCCCGGCGGGCTTTTCTCGCCTTGGCGGCGGGATGCACCGCCAGCATGGCGGGCCTTCCGCGATGGGCCGCCGCGCAGCCGGCCGAAAAGGGCCAGAT
Coding sequences within:
- a CDS encoding DUF4149 domain-containing protein, which encodes MAAGTRGKPFLLSAFLLILAAAWLAGSVLIWWVAAGPFTVLSTVKNPSIAEKFREIPEARRAQVLRHAAGEINRRLFRGWNVAQLSGGLVLLILLAAGRWRGAHFGVFGLFAVLSFLLVVSHAFWMAPVIETLGRSLDFADRALLAESVRRFGWYHRAYVISDMVKAGLLLAGLSLLLRRGAG
- a CDS encoding MBL fold metallo-hydrolase yields the protein MARRETLDARNSRRFPLSGRMLFAVLGGVFGLALWASPPPAHGAPMCQPGFVRHDGQVVPVSWSGAPVRTAAIPQGAVRIRYLAHSSFEIISPDGTRVLTDPYFGVMPKKLPHAVTVSNFHETHTATGPFEGKAPIIYGAKMDGSGAVVNRLIRGIRIFGYPQEAAQTSPPIYENTIFVFKAGGLCIAHFGNARIGPSPQQLRALGKIHVMMVPIDGSWTVPHEVAAQLAKRIGPNILIPMHYFGPGLPLQFAAALKVVGIDRIQQAEKSEVTFTLRGLPAPTTYLMVPSNELP
- a CDS encoding response regulator, producing MANRVRVLSADDTHLNFLKMRFSTIARERENADTYVYEMIAEALNGFELIDAYNVLVASGDPPDLITLDIEMPKADGLWTLHELSKRYHPHPPVVMVSSLDDEEVRIKYSESLAAYDKQRGDMPDAKKRELLAKVADRIRAGQVEPGKVNTLVDAGLRLGYDPIRLAEYLGAKGYVVKPYKTSEQVTSVLDNALASKNGRFLTGKSS